In a genomic window of Onychostoma macrolepis isolate SWU-2019 chromosome 08, ASM1243209v1, whole genome shotgun sequence:
- the LOC131545240 gene encoding neurotensin receptor type 1-like, with amino-acid sequence MTKLWNRVLENRTQQSALNSTDSPPLDDLDVNTDIYSKVLVTLIYAVLFAVGLIGNSMTLYISLHWRSIRHLQSTVHYHLASLAVSDLLILLLCMPVELYNFIWIHHPWAFGEVVCRGYYFLRDGCSYATAFNIVSLSVERYMALCHPFKAKSRMSRGRTRRLICALWCASLILASPMLLTMGQLYVGEESICTIVASSNTARTVLQVNALLSFVVPMLVITMMNGLIGHQLQRMTHRDLYCSVASDHSVTTETNRERSLRHGVKVLRGVVFAFVLCWFPYHCRRLMYCYVTGWTNALYDFYHYFYMVTNVLFYVSSVINPILYNLVSSNYRQVFFSTVTYFFHMHSKRQRTNQSKRSLQLPQQLQSSLVTPRNSQQTLCPMVIMETMY; translated from the exons ATGACAAAGCTTTGGAACCGTGTTCTGGAGAACAGGACCCAGCAGTCCGCGCTCAACAGCACAGACTCCCCGCCGCTGGATGATTTGGATGTGAACACGGATATTTATTCCAAAGTTCTCGTGACGCTGATTTACGCTGTGCTGTTTGCAGTCGGTTTGATCGGTAACTCCATGACCCTGTACATATCTCTCCACTGGAGATCCATCAGACATCTCCAAAGCACCGTCCATTATCACCTCGCCAGTCTCGCGGTGTCCGACCTGCTCATTCTGCTGCTGTGTATGCCGGTGGAGCTGTACAACTTCATCTGGATTCATCACCCGTGGGCTTTCGGTGAGGTGGTCTGCAGAGGCTATTACTTTCTGCGAGACGGCTGCTCGTACGCCACGGCGTTTAACATCGTGAGTCTGAGCGTGGAGCGCTACATGGCGCTCTGCCACCCGTTCAAAGCCAAGAGTCGGATGTCTCGCGGACGCACCAGGAGACTCATCTGCGCGCTCTGGTGCGCGTCGCTTATTCTCGCCTCTCCGATGCTTCTGACTATGGGGCAACTTTACGTGGGTGAAGAAAGCATCTGTACCATCGTGGCATCGTCCAACACCGCCAGAACTGTTCTACAG GTAAATGCccttctctcttttgttgtgcCAATGCTGGTGATTACAATGATGAACGGTCTGATAGGACACCAACTCCAGAGAATGACCCATCGTGACTTATACTGTTCAGTAGCTTCAGATCACAGTGTCACAACAGAGACAAACCGTGAGCGATCCCTACGCCACGGTGTCAAAGTCCTAC GTGGTGTTGTTTTTGCCTTTGTTTTATGTTGGTTTCCTTATCACTGTCGTCGACTGATGTACTGCTATGTAACTGGGTGGACAAA TGCACTTTACGATTTCTACCATTACTTTTACATGGTGACAAATGTGCTTTTCTATGTGAGTTCTGTGATCAATCCCATCCTATACAACCTGGTTTCGTCCAATTACCGCCAAGTCTTTTTCTCCACTGTCACTTACTTTTTCCATATGCACTCTAAAAGACAGAGGACTAACCAGAGCAAGAGGAGCTTACAGCTACCGCAGCAACTCCAGTCGTCCCTGGTCACACCCCGTAACAGTCAGCAGACCCTTTGTCCCATGGTGATCATGGAGACTATGTACTGA